A stretch of the Vanacampus margaritifer isolate UIUO_Vmar chromosome 6, RoL_Vmar_1.0, whole genome shotgun sequence genome encodes the following:
- the LOC144053064 gene encoding 5-hydroxyisourate hydrolase-like, translating into MTSERSPLTTHVLNTSDGVAAARVALSLHRLDSQLKLWNLLNVGTTDEDGRCPGLISQEAFVPGMYKLRFETGSYWTRLDRDSFYPYAEVVFTVTDSMQNIHLPLLMSRFSYSTYMGS; encoded by the exons ATGACGTCAGAGCGCAGCCCGCTCACCACGCACGTGCTCAACACCAGCGACGGCGTTGCGGCCGCACGCGTGGCCCTCAGCCTGCATCGACTGGACTCGCAGCTCAAGCTGTGGAACCTCCTCAACGTGGG GACGACGGACGAAGACGGACGCTGCCCGGGTCTCATCAGCCAGGAAGCGTTCGTCCCGGGGATGTACAAGTTACGCTTTGAGACCGGCTCGTACTGGACCCGCCTGGATCGAGACTCCTTCTATCCCTATGCTGAG GTGGTGTTCACCGTCACCGATTCAATGCAAAACATTCATCTGCCGCTGCTCATGAGCCGCTTCTCCTACAGCACGTACATGGGAAGCTGA